Within the Molothrus aeneus mitochondrion, complete genome genome, the region CTCCCTTTATATTACTTTCTAGTAGGGTCAGCTAAACAAGCTATCGGGCCCATACCCCGAAAATGATGGTTCAACTCCTTCCCCTGCTAATGAACCCCCAAGCAAGCCTTATCTTTGCCACTAGCCTACTTCTAGGAACAACTATCACCATCTCAAGTAACCATTGAATTATGGCCTGAACTGGCCTTGAAATTAATACACTTGCTATCCTCCCATTAATCTCAAAATCCCACCACCCACGAGCCATTGAAGCTGCCACTAAATACTTCCTAACCCAAGCAGCTGCCTCAGCCCTAGTATTGTTCTCCAGCATAACCAATGCGTGGCACACTGGACAATGAGACATCACTCAACTCACCCATCCAACATCCTGCTTGATCCTCACTTCAGCAATCGCAATAAAACTAGGATTAGTGCCATTCCACTTCTGATTCCCAGAAGTACTCCAAGGCTCTCCCCTTACCACCGGCCTACTCCTATCCACTATCATAAAACTTCCCCCAATCACATTACTCTACATAACTTCCCCATCACTAAACCCCACACTTTTAACCACCATGGCCATCCTCTCTGCAGCCCTCGGAGGCTGAATAGGCCTAAACCAAACACAAATCCGAAAAATCCTAGCCTTTTCTTCCATCTCCCACCTAGGCTGAATGGCAATCATTATCATCTACAACCCAAAACTCACACTCCTCAACTTCTACCTGTACGCTGTAATAACCACAACCGTCTTCCTCACACTAAACACAATTAAAGTACTAAAACTGTCCACCCTAATAACCGCATGAACTAAAACCCCATCCTTAAACGCAATACTACTTCTAACCCTACTTTCCCTTGCAGGGCTCCCTCCCATAACGGGATTCCTGCCCAAATGACTCATCATCCAAGAACTAACTAAACAAGAAATAGCCCCAGCAGCAACACTCATCTCCCTCCTCTCCCTACTAAGCCTATTCTTCTACCTACGACTAGCATACTGTACAACCATCACACTTCCACCACACACTACAAACCACATAAAACAATGACGCACTAATAAACCAACTAACGTCACAATTGCCATCCTAACCACCATGTCCGTCATACTCCTCCCTATCTCCCCTATAATCCTCACCATTGTCTAAGAAACTTAGGATTACCTAAACCGAAGGCCTTCAAAGCCTTAAACAAGAGTTAGACCCTCTTAGTTTCTGTTAAAGTCCGCAGGCCATTACCCTGCATCCCCTAAATGCAACTCAGGTGCTTTAATTAAGCTAGGACCTTCAAATATTCTAGACAGATGGGCTTCGATCCCATGATACTATAGTTAACAGCTATATGCCCTAACCAACAGGCCTCTGCCTAAGGCCCCGGTGCATAATTAACGCACATCAATGAGTTTGCAACTCACTATGAACTTCACTACAGAGCCGATAAGAAGAGGAATTGAACCTCTGTAAAAAGGACTACAGCCTAACGCTTAAACACTCAGCCATCTTACCTGTGACATTTATCAACCGATGACTATTCTCAACTAACCACAAAGACATTGGGACCCTATACCTAATTTTCGGTGCATGAGCCGGAATGGTAGGTACCGCTCTAAGCCTCCTCATTCGAGCAGAACTAGGCCAACCTGGAGCCCTTCTAGGAGACGATCAAGTCTACAACGTAGTTGTCACGGCCCATGCTTTCGTAATAATCTTCTTCATAGTTATACCGATTATGATCGGAGGGTTCGGAAACTGACTAGTACCCCTAATAATCGGAGCCCCAGATATGGCATTCCCACGAATAAATAACATAAGCTTCTGACTACTTCCCCCATCCTTCCTCCTCCTCCTGGCATCTTCCACGGTTGAGGCAGGTGTAGGCACAGGCTGAACAGTATACCCCCCACTAGCAGGCAACCTAGCTCACGCCGGAGCCTCAGTCGACCTCGCAATTTTCTCACTGCATCTAGCCGGTATCTCTTCAATCCTAGGAGCAATCAACTTTATTACAACAGCAGTCAACATAAAACCACCTGCCCTGTCACAATACCAAACCCCCCTATTCGTTTGATCCGTCCTAATCACTGCAGTACTATTACTTCTATCCCTCCCAGTCCTTGCCGCAGGAATTACAATGCTTCTCACAGACCGCAACCTTAACACCACATTCTTCGATCCTGCCGGAGGAGGAGACCCTGTACTGTACCAACACCTGTTCTGATTCTTCGGCCACCCAGAAGTCTACATCCTAATCCTACCAGGATTCGGAATTATCTCCCACGTCGTAGCCTACTACGCAGGCAAAAAAGAACCATTCGGCTACATAGGAATAGTATGAGCCATACTATCCATCGGATTCCTAGGCTTTATCGTCTGAGCCCACCACATATTCACAGTAGGAATAGACGTTGACACCCGAGCATACTTCACATCCGCCACTATAATCATTGCTATCCCAACTGGAATCAAAGTATTCAGCTGACTAGCCACACTCCATGGAGGCACAATCAAGTGAGACCCCCCAATACTATGAGCCCTAGGATTCATCTTCCTATTCACTATCGGAGGACTTACAGGAATCGTCCTAGCAAACTCTTCACTAGACATTGCCCTGCACGACACCTACTACGTAGTAGCCCACTTCCACTACGTACTATCCATAGGAGCAGTATTTGCAATTCTAGCAGGATTCACCCACTGATTCCCCCTATTCACCGGATATACACTCCATTCAACATGAGCTAAAACACATTTCGGCGTAATATTCGTAGGTGTAAATCTAACCTTCTTCCCCCAACATTTCCTAGGTCTAGCAGGCATGCCACGACGATACTCAGACTACCCAGACGCCTATACATTATGAAACACCATTTCCTCAGTGGGCTCACTCATCTCCCTAACAGCCGTAATCATACTAGTATTCATCATCTGAGAAGCCTTCGCATCAAAACGTAAAGTCCTACAACCAGAACTAACAAGCACTAACGTCGAGTGAATCCACGGCTGCCCACCCCCATTCCATACCTTCGAAGAACCCGCCTTCGTCCAAGTCCAAGAAAGGAAGGAGTCGAACCCCCATATGTTGGTTTCAAGCCAACCGCATAAACCACTTATGCTTCTTTCTCATAAAGAGATGTTAGTAAAATAATTACATAGCCTTGTCAAGACTAAATTGCAGGTGAAAACCCAGCACATCTCTACCCAAACATGGCCAACCACTCACAACTTAACTTCCAAGACGCCGCCTCACCCATTATAGAAGAACTAATAGGATTTCACGACCACGCCCTAATAATCGCACTAGCAATCTGCAGCCTAGTCCTCTACCTATTAACCCACACTCTCACAGAAAAACTGTCATCAAGTACAGTCAACGCACAAGTAATCGAACTAGTGTGAACAATTCTCCCTGCCCTAGTCCTAATCACACTTGCCCTACCATCTTTACGAATTCTCTACATAATGGATGAACTCAACGAACCAGACCTAACCCTAAAAGCCATCGGCCACCAATGATATTGAACCTACGAGTACACCGACCTCAAAGACCTGACATTCGACTCCTACATAATCCAAACAACAGACCTACCCTTAGGCCACTTCCGCCTACTAGAAGTTGACCATCGCGTTATCGTCCCCATAACCTCTACCATCCGAGTCATCGTCACCGCCGACGACGTACTCCACTCATGAGCCGTCCCCAGCCTAGGCGTAAAAACCGACGCAATCCCAGGACGTCTTAACCAAACCTCCTTTCTCGCCTCCCGACCAGGTGTATTCTACGGACAATGCTCAGAAATTTGCGGAGCCAACCACAGCTTCATACCAATCGTAGTAGAATCCACCCCACTCGCCGACTTCGAAAACTGATCCTCTCTAATACCATCCTAATCATTAAGAAGCTATGAACCAGCGTTAGCCTTTTAAGCTAAAGACAGAGGGGGTCCCCCTCCTTAATGATATGCCTCAACTAAACCCCAACCCCTGATTTTTTATCATGCTCACTTCATGACTCACTTTCTCCCTAATCATCCAACCCAAACTCTTGTCATTCGTATCAATAAACCCCCCATCTAGCAAACCGCCTGCCGTCCCAAGTACTACTCCCTGAACCTGACCATGAACCTAAGCTTCTTCGACCAATTCTCAAGCCCATCCTTCCTAGGAATCCCACTAATCCTAATTTCAATAACATTCCCAGCCCTTCTCCTACCATCCCTCGATAACCGATGAATCACCAACCGACTATCAACCCTCCAACTCTGATTCGTCAACCTAGTCACAAAACAGCTAATAATACCCCTAGACAAAAAAGGACATAAATGAGCCCTAATCCTAACATCCCTAATAATCTTCCTCCTCCTCATTAATCTCCTAGGCCTACTGCCATACACATTTACCCCAACCACCCAACTATCTATAAACTTAGCCCTAGCCTTCCCCCTATGACTAGCTACCCTCCTAACAGGACTGCGAAACCAACCCTCTGCCTCACTAAGCCACCTCCTACCAGAAGGCACACCCACCCCACTAATCCCAGCCCTCATCCTAATTGAAACAACAAGCCTTCTCATCCGCCCATTAGCACTAGGCGTGCGCCTAACAGCTAACCTCACAGCAGGCCACCTCCTCATCCAACTCATTTCTACAGCCACAACAGCCCTATTCTCCACAATACCCCTAGTTTCGCTCCTAACCTTCGTAGTCCTTTTCCTACTAACAATTCTAGAAGTAGCAGTAGCGATAATCCAAGCCTACGTCTTCGTACTCCTGTTAAGCCTCTACCTCCAAGAAAACATTTAATCCTAAATGGCACACCAAGCACATTCTTACCACATAGTCGACCCCAGCCCATGACCCATTCTAGGAGCAGCTGCTGCTCTCCTCACTACCTCAGGACTAACAATATGATTCCACTACAACTCCCCTCGACTCCTTATCCTAGGCCTACTATCAACCATTCTTGTCATGTTCCAATGATGACGCGACATCGTACGAGAAAGCACATTCCAAGGCCACCACACTCCAACCGTCCAAAAAGGACTACGATACGGAATAGCCCTATTCATCACATCAGAAGCCTTCTTCTTCCTAGGCTTTTTCTGAGCCTTCTTCCACTCAAGCCTAGCTCCCACACCAGAACTAGGAGGACAATGACCGCCCGTCGGAATTAAACCTCTCAACCCCATAGAAGTCCCACTCCTAAACACTGCCATCCTCCTAGCCTCAGGAGTCACCGTCACATGAGCCCACCACAGCATCACAGAAGCTAACCGAAAACAAGCAATCCAAGCCCTATCCCTAACAGTCCTCCTAGGCTTCTACTTCACCGCTCTACAGGCCATAGAATACTACGAAGCACCCTTCTCTATCGCCGACGGAGTCTATGGCTCAACATTCTTTGTCGCTACCGGATTCCATGGCCTACATGTAATTATCGGCTCTACATTCCTACTAGTATGCCTCTTACGCCTAATCAAATACCACTTCACATCAAACCACCACTTTGGATTTGAAGCAGCCGCCTGATACTGACACTTCGTAGACGTCGTATGATTATTCCTCTACATCTCTATCTACTGATGAGGATCCTACTCTTCTAGTATATTAATTACAATCGACTTCCAATCCTTAGAATCTGGTTTAAGCCCAGAGAAGAGTAATAAACATAATCTTATTCATACTAACCCTATCACTAACCTTAAGCATCCTCCTAACCATACTAAACTTCTGACTCGCCCAAATGATCCCAGACTCAGAAAAACTATCCCCATACGAATGCGGATTCGACCCACTAGGCTCCGCTCGGCTCCCCTTCTCAATCCGATTCTTCCTAGTAGCCATCCTATTCCTCCTATTTGACCTAGAAATCGCCCTACTTCTACCACTGCCCTGAGCCACCCAACTACAGTCCCCCACCACTACCCTAACCTGAACCGCCACACTCATCCTCCTGCTCACCTTAGGCCTAGTGTACGAATGAATTCAAGGCGGACTAGAATGAGCAGAATAACAGAAAGTTAGTCTAACTAAGACGGTTGATTTCGACTCAACAAATTATAGCTACCACCCTATAACTTTCTTTATGTCTTACCTCCACCTAAGCTTCTACTCAGCCTTTACCCTAAGCAGCCTAGGCCTAGCCTTCCACCGAACCCACCTAATCTCCGCCCTACTATGCTTAGAGAGCATAATACTATCCATGTATGTTGCCCTAGCCATATGACCTATTCAAATCCAATCATCAGTATCCACAATTCTACCCATCATCATACTAACATTCTCCGCCTGCGAAGCAGGCACAGGCCTAGCATTACTAGTAGCCTCAACCCGTACCCACGGATCCGACCACCTACACAACTTTAACCTCCTACAATGCTAAAAATCATCATTCCAACCACAACACTCCTCCCCCTAGCCCTCCTCTCCCCACGTAAACACCTATGAACCAACATCACACTATATAGCCTACTAATCGCCACTATCAGCCTCCAATGACTTACGCCCACATACTACCCAAACAAAAGTCTAACCCCCTGAACATCAATCGACCAAATCTCCTCCCCCCTACTAGTCCTCTCATGCTGACTCCTCCCCCTTATAGTCATAGCAAGCCAAAACCATCTAGAACAAGAACCCATCAACCGCAAACGAATCTTCGCCTCAACACTAATCTTAGCCCAACTGTCCATCCTACTAGCCTTCTCAGCTTCTGAACTAATACTCTTCTACATCGCATTTGAAGCCACCCTCATTCCCACCCTAATCCTCATCACACGATGAGGTAGCCAACCAGAACGCCTAAACGCCGGCATTTACCTCCTATTCTACACTCTCGCCAGCTCACTCCCACTATTAATCGCTATCCTACACCTACAAAACCAAATCGGCTCCCTCTACCTACCAATGCTCAAACTCTCACACCCAACATTAAACTCTTCTTGATCCAACCTAGCCGCAAGCTTAGCCCTCCTACTGGCCTTCATAGTCAAAGCCCCCCTATACGGCTTACACTTATGACTACCCAAAGCCCACGTAGAAGCCCCAATTGCTGGCTCAATGCTACTAGCAGCCCTACTCCTGAAACTCGGAGGTTACGGAATTATACGAATCACAACCTTAGTAAATCCATCATCAAACAACCTCCACTACCCATTCATCACCCTAGCCCTATGAGGAGCAGTAATAACTAGCGCCATCTGCTTACGCCAAATTGACCTAAAATCACTAATTGCTTACTCATCTGTCAGCCACATAGGACTAGTCGTAGCCGCAACCATGATCCAAACCCAATGAGCATTCTCGGGAGCAATGATCTTAATAATCTCACACGGCCTGACCTCCTCAATACTATTCTGCCTAGCCAACACCAACTACGAACGAACCCACAGCCGAATCCTACTACTCACACGAGGACTACAACCCCTCCTCCCACTCATAGCCACCTGATGACTTCTAGCCAACCTAACAAACATAGCCCTCCCCCCAACAACAAACCTCATGGCAGAACTAACCATCGTAGTAGCACTTTTCAACTGATCCGCCCTAACAATCATTCTAACAGGAACTGCCATCCTACTTACCGCCTCATACACCCTGTACATGCTAATAATGACACAACGAGGCACCCTCCCATCACACATCACCTCAATCCAAAACTCTTCCACACGAGAGCACCTCCTCATAGCCCTACACATAATCCCTATAATTCTCCTAATCTTTAAACCCGAACTAATCTCCGGCATCCCCATATGCAAGTATAGTTTCAACCAAAACATTAGACCGTGACTCTAAAAATAGAAGTTAAACCCTTCTTACCTGCCGAGGAGAGGTATAAGCCGGCGAGAACTGCTAACTCTTGCATCTGAGTATAAAACCTCAGTCTCCTTACTTTCAAAGGATAATAGTAATCCAATGGTCTTAGGAACCACTCATCTTGGTGCAAATCCAAGTGAAAGTAATGGACCTCTCACTAGTCCTAAACACATTCATACTACTGACCCTAACAACCCTCTCCACCCCCATCCTACTCCCGCTACTATCCAACAACTTCAAAAACACTCCCAACACAATCACGAACACAGTCAAAACTTCATTCCTAATCAGCCTAATCCCCATAACAATTTTCATCTATTCCGGGACAGAAGGCCTCACCTCCCTCTGAGAATGAAAATTCATCATAACCTTCAAAATCCCAATTAGCCTGAAAATAGACTTCTACACACTCACCTTTTTCCCCATCGCACTATTCGTATCATGATCCATCCTACAATTTGCAACATGATACATGGCCTCAGACCCCTACATCACAAAATTCTTCACCTACCTTCTATTCTTCCTAATCGCCATACTCATCCTAATCATTGCCAACAACCTATTTGTCCTATTCATCGGCTGAGAAGGGGTCGGAATTATATCCTTCCTTCTGATCAGCTGATGACACGGCCGAGCAGAAGCCAACACTGCCGCCCTGCAGGCCGTTCTCTACAACCGAATTGGCGACATCGGCCTTATCCTCTGCATAGCGTGACTAGCCTCCACCACAAACACCTGAGAAATTCAACAACTCCCTACCCCCTCTCAAACCCCCACACTACCCCTACTAGGTCTTATCCTGGCCGCAACTGGAAAATCCGCCCAGTTTGGCCTACACCCATGACTCCCAGCTGCAATAGAAGGACCAACCCCCGTATCCGCTCTACTCCATTCTAGCACAATAGTAGTAGCAGGGATCTTCCTACTAATCCGAACCCATCCCCTATTCAACAACAACCAAACCGCCCTAACCCTGTGCCTCTGCCTAGGAGCTCTCTCTACCCTATTCGCAGCCACATGCGCCCTAACCCAGAACGACATCAAAAAAATCATTGCCTTCTCCACTTCCAGCCAACTAGGCCTAATAATAGTTACAATCGGATTAAACCTACCCGAACTAGCCTTCCTTCACATCTCCACCCATGCCTTTTTCAAAGCCATGCTCTTCCTATGCTCTGGCTCTATCATTCACAATCTAAATGGTGAACAAGACATCCGAAAAATAGGAGGGCTCCAAAAAATACTCCCAACAACAACTACATGCCTCACAATCGGCAACCTCGCCCTAATAGGAACACCATTCCTAGCAGGATTCTACTCAAAAGACCAAATCATCGAAAGCTTAAACACATCCTATCTAAACACCTGAGCCCTAGTCCTAACCCTCCTAGCCACATCATTCACCGCAGTATACACAATCCGCATAACCGTACTAGTTCAAACCGGTTTCGTTCGAATTCCTCCCTTAACCCCAATAAACGAAAACAACCCCGCAGTAATCTCCCCCATCACCCGCCTTGCACTAGGAAGCATCCTAGCAGGATTCCTCATTACCTCATTCATCATCCCAACAAAAACCCCCCCAATGACTATACCACTCCACATCAAAATAACCGCCCTAGTCGTAACAGCCCTAGGAATCGCCCTAGCCCTAGAAATTTCAAAAATAGCCCAAACACTCATTCTCACAAAACAAACCACCTTCTCCAACTTCTCAACCTCTCTAGGATACTTCAACCCCCTAGCCCATCGCCTAAGCATAACTAATTTCCTCAAAGGAGGACAGAACATTGCCTCCCACTTAATCGACTTATCCTGATACAAAATACTAGGCCCAGAAGGACTGGCCAGCCTACAACTGATAGCAACCAAAACTGCCACTACCATCCACTCAGGCCTAATCAAAGCCTACCTAGGGTCATTCGCCCTATCCATTCTCATCATCCTCATATCCACACTCAGAAACAATCAATGGCCCTCAACCTTCGTAAAAACCACCAAATCCTCAAAATCATCAACAACGCCCTAATCGATCTCCCAGCACCATCAAACATCTCAACATGATGAAACTTTGGATCCCTGTTAGGCCTTTGCTTAGTTACTCAAATTATTACAGGCCTTCTACTAGCAATACACTACACAGCAGACACCAGCCTCGCCTTCTCCTCCGTAGCCCACATATGCCGAGACGTACAATTCGGCTGACTCATCCGCAACCTCCACGCAAACGGAGCCTCCTTCTTCTTCATCTGCATCTACCTACACATTGGCCGAGGACTCTACTACGGCTCATACCTAAACAAAGAAACCTGAAACGTCGGAGTCATTCTCCTCCTGGCCCTAATAGCAACCGCCTTTGTCGGATACGTCCTACCTTGAGGACAAATGTCATTCTGAGGCGCTACCGTAATCACAAACCTATTCTCAGCCATCCCATACATCGGACAAACCCTAGTAGAATGAGCCTGAGGAGGGTTCTCCGTTGATAACCCCACACTAACCCGATTCTTCGCCCTCCACTTCCTCCTTCCATTCGTCATCGTAGGACTCACCCTAGTCCACCTAACCTTCCTCCACGAAACAGGCTCAAACAATCCACTAGGCATCCCATCAGACTGCGACAAAATCCCCTTCCACCCATACTACACCATCAAAGACATCCTAGGATTCGTCCTAATACTTTCCCTGCTCGTCTCACTAGCCCTATTCTCCCCCAACCTACTAGGAGACCCAGAAAACTTCACCCCAGCCAACCCTCTAGTCACTCCCCCACACATCAAACCAGAATGATACTTCCTATTTGCCTACGCCATCCTTCGATCCATCCCAAACAAACTAGGAGGGGTACTAGCCCTAGCCGCCTCAATCCTAGTCCTATTCCTAGTCCCACTACTCCACACATCAAAACTACGATCAATGACCTTCCGCCCTCTATCCCAAATACTATTCTGAGCCCTAGTCGCCAACATCCTCATCCTAACCTGAGTAGGCAGCCAACCAGTAGAGCACCCATTCATCATCATCGGCCAACTAGCCTCGCTCTCATACTTCACAATCATCCTAATCCTATTCCCCCTCGCGGCCATCTTAGAGAACAAAATACTCAAACTCTAATATACTCTAATAGTTTATAAAAACATTGGTCTTGTAAGCCAAAGATTGAAGATTAAACCCCTTCTTAGAGTTACCCACATCAGGAAGAAAGGACTCAAACCCTCCTCTCCAACTCCCAAAGCTGGCATTTTCAACTAAACTACTTCCTGACCCCCCACTAAACAGCCCGAATCGCCCCCCGAGATAACCCCCGCACAAGCTCCAATACCACAAATAAAGTTAACAATAACCCTCACCCCCCAATCAAAAGCAACCCAACCCCATCCGAATACAACACAGCCACACCACTAAAATCCAACCGAACTGACAACAAACCCCCATTATTTACCGTCCCCTCCCCCACCAACAACCCTAACACTCCCCCCACAACAAGTCCCACCACTACAACCAACCCCATCCCAAAACCACAACTAACAACGCCCCAACTACCCCAAGCCTCCGGATAAGGGTCTGCCGCTAACGACACCGAATAAACAAACACCACCAACATCCCCCCTAAATAAACCATAACAAGCACCAAAGAAACGAAAGAAACCCCCAAACTCACCAATCAACCACACCCCGCAACCGCCGCTACAACTAACCCTAACACCCCATAATAAGGGGAAGGATTAGACGCAACCGCCAACCCCCCTAAGACAAAACACACCCCTAGAAATAAAACAAACTCTATCATAAGTTCTCGCTCGGCCTTTCTCCAAGATCTACGGCCTGAAAAGCCGCTGTTATAAAATTTAACTACAAGAACGCCTAGATCATCCCCCCCCCCTTCCCCCCCCAGTACATTTTCTTCTTTATTTCCAGGGTATGTATAGAATGCATTACACTCTTTGCCCCATCAGACAGCTCATGAAATGTAGGATAATCCACATTATATGTCATGCTCT harbors:
- the ND6 gene encoding NADH dehydrogenase subunit 6 translates to MMEFVLFLGVCFVLGGLAVASNPSPYYGVLGLVVAAVAGCGWLVSLGVSFVSLVLVMVYLGGMLVVFVYSVSLAADPYPEAWGSWGVVSCGFGMGLVVVVGLVVGGVLGLLVGEGTVNNGGLLSVRLDFSGVAVLYSDGVGLLLIGGWGLLLTLFVVLELVRGLSRGAIRAV